Genomic segment of Nostoc sp. TCL240-02:
GTTGATGAGAATTGGACGCACACTCATCAAAACGCGATCGCAAAACTATCAGCGTAACAACCTTATGCGTACTCTCCGCCGTATGATGGGTACACTCAACTGGAATGCTTGGTCATTAACTAACAAAGCAACTCTCCTCTTCACCTTCACTTACACAATGCATCGCCTGTGGAGTTGGAACAACACCCTCACACCAAAATATTTGCAAGATTTATTTGAAATAAATCATCAGTAATAACAAATAACAAAGGAAAAATGACAAAATTACCCACCGATTTAAACCCGCAAAAAATACCCCAACATATCGCCGTCATCATGGATGGTAACGGACGATGGGCAACCAGTCGAGGATTACCGCGCATTGCTGGACATCGCCAAGGAGCAAAAACGCTCAAAGAACTATTGCGTTGCTGCAAGGATTGGGGAATCAAAGCGTTGACAGCCTACGCTTTCTCAACAGAAAATTGGCAGCGTCCTGTTGAAGAAGTAGATTTTCTGATGCATTTGTTTGAGCGATTACTACACCGTGAGTTGGCTCAAATGCATCAAGAAGGTTTACGAATCTCGTTTATTGGAGATTTATCGGCTTTACCTAAGTCTCTACAAACGGAAATGGAACGTTCTATGAGAGAGACGTTGAATAATCAAGCAATCCACTTTACTGTTGCAGTCAACTACAGTAGCCGCAACGAAATTACTAAAGTTTGTCATCAAGTAGCTCAACTCGTACAACGTGGCGAACTCAGTGCGGAACAAGTAAATGAAAGTCTTATAGAACAACATCTCTACACAGCAGACACTCCAGAACCCGATTTACTGATTCGGACTAGTGGTGAGATGCGGTTGAGTAATTTTCTCTTATGGCAAATGGCGTATACAGAAATGTATTTCACCGATATTCTTTGGCCAGATTTTAATCGAGAAGCATTATATCAGGCTTTGTTGAGTTACCAAAATCGCGATCGCCGTTTTGGTCAAGTTAAAGCTTCACTGTCAGCTTAGGCTATCTGGAAAACCTTTCTCCTGAAATGAGAGAGACTTTGATCGCCCCTTTCCCAACGCGGAAAGGGGTTAGGTTTTTTGCTGCTATGAAGCATAAAGTAAAAGCACCCACATTACCAGGATGGTATATGAGCGCTAAGAAATTTAAACATTATTGAGGATAATCTATCTGCTATGACAGACCGAAGTAACTATAAGAATAGCAGGCGGTGGGTAAATAAACTGCAAGGGTAGTTACAAATGTTTTGTTAAAAATATTACTTACTGTAAGGTATTGCTTATTTTGCTAAAGTGTGGTATTCGATATCCTCTAAAAATTTTCTTTATGCGATCGCTATGAAGCTTCTCTGGGATGAAACTGGTTAACAATCCCAAGATAAATGATTTCCGTCCTTTTCCTCCCGATCTTCCCTACACTCCAAATTAATTTTTTGGGTAAATTACTCATTGCTACGTATTCAGCCTCTAATCTCGGCTAAATACCTATATTCCTTATCATAAAATCAGACGGATGTAATTATTATTTTGCCAATAGTAATTATCAAAACTCTCAATATGATTATTTGTTAATTCTTTCCCAAAATAGTATTTACTATAATTTAATACTTGCGATATAAGCTGATTTTGCGGTAAGTCAATTCAGAAAAATCCTGATATAAAAAATTTAAAGTTAGCAAGATTCTCTGGCTAAATCTACTTTAAATTTACTTATCAATCAATTTCAAAATCGCAATTAATTTTTACCATATTATGTGTGTTAGGAGTGATCATGGCGAAATATCTACTAGCTTCTGCTAGTGGGATGGGATTTTTATGCTTAATTGCCGGGTTATCACCTGTGCAAGCCCTTCCTAATTTAGAAATTGCAGATAAGAATTTAGCTATTAATCAAAATGATAGCAGTTATCAAAAAAATGATTCTCATCAAAGCAACTTGACAAATAATATCTCCAGTGAATTGCTGATAGATAATGAGAATCAAAAAAATGAAGATTTAGGTGTAGATTCTGCTGTTAAGTTTCAGCAGCAACTGACACCAAAATCTATAAATTCATCTCCATCCTCAGACAAACTTGCACAAGTAACATCTGTATCCCAATTATCTGATGTACAACCAACAGATTGGGCTTTTCAGGCACTCCAGTCTTTAGTTGAGCGCTATGGTTGCATTGCAGGTTATCCCAATCAAACCTATCGCGGTAATCGGGCGATGACTCGCTATGAATTTGCTGCTGGCTTAAATGCTTGTTTAGAACGAATCAACGAACTGATTGCCACTGCAACTGGTGATTTGGTTAAGAAAGAAGATTTAGCCACGTTACAGAAACTACAAGAACAATTTACGGCAGAATTGACAACATTGCGGGGTCGAGTAGATGCTGTAGAAGCTCGTACCGCAAAACTAGAAGCAAATCAATTTTCTACGACTACTAAACTTAATGGAGAGGCAATTATTGCTGGTGTTGGTGCTACCGGCGGCGCTCCTAATAACAGCGACTCGAACATCATCCTAGTTAATAGAGTGCGATTAAATCTTACCACTAGCTTTACTGGTAAAGATTCATTAATTACTGGATTACAAGCTTATAACTTTTTGGGTGGAGCCGATGGACAAGGTAGCCTGCAACAAAGTTTAGGATTAGCTTCACCTCTTTTAAGTTCTAGTAGCGCTCGTACCAGTTTTGAGCCGCAATTTCCGGGGTTAAATGTCAATACTTTGTCGAGCGTTGGTGCAAACAGTGTTCAGCTTTACAAATTACTGTATATTTTTCCCGTCGCTAATAAATTAACCTTGTTTGCGGGAACTGCGGCGGAAACATCAGATGCTTTCCCAGCAATTACGCCTTTTTATGGTGAAGGACAAGAGTCAATATCTCGTTTTGGCAACTTAAATCCAGTGCTACGGGTTTCTGGTGGGACTTCGGGTACTGGTTTAGCATCGGCGGCGGGATTTATTTATAGTATTTCCCCGAATTTGGATTTACGAGCTTTATACGGTAGCGTCAATGCCAATTTACCCCAAAAATCTGCTGATGAGGTACTACCAGGAGTTTCTACAACACCTTTGGGGGGTGGTGTATTTAGTGGAAGTAGTATTGTTGCTGCACAGTTAACCTTCAAGCCCAGTCCTGACTTAGATATTGGTCTAAACTATGCCAATAGTTATCACGAAATCAATATTTTAGGTACTGGATTAATTAGTAGTGATGTTGGTGCTTTATCTGGTGTTGACGCTGGGACACCCGTCAAACTCAACTCCTTTGGCGGTACGGTAACATGGCGATTGTCTCCCAAAATAGCCTTATCTGGCTACGGTGCAGCACTATTTGTTGATGCTGCTTCAAATAGCGTGAATGCTTCCACCACCTTTACAAGTTGGATGGCGGGAGTTCACTTCAGAGATTTATTCAAGTCAGGAAACACTGCTGGGATTCTTTTTGGTCAGCCTCTTTTCCGTAGTGATACTGGTGGTTCTGCTCAACTTACCCCCACAGGAGACAATCGGGCGACTCCTTACCATTTAGAAGCCTATTATCGCTTTCAAGTTAGCGATAATATCAGCATTACTCCTGGTGCCTTTGTTCTTTTTAACCCAGAAGGTAACAGTAACAATGAAACTACAACTGTAGGTGTACTTCGGACTACTTTTACATTCTAACAAGACCTCCAAATAGCCACGCCATCATTTTCCATACCATAACTAGCAGGCGAATATCCTCCTAAAATTAACACTCCTGAAAAGGAGTGTTGAGGATAAAATAATCACTAAATAAATAAGTAGAAAGTCGGTGGACGATTATCGAATAATATTTTTTTGCATAAAATATTTTATGAAAAACTGCTGCAATGCTTAGATTGGGCTACGCCTACACTACTCTAAAAATAAAGTGCGTAGCTCATCAGAGATATCGTCTCACACATAACCTAATTGTTTCTTTTACCTGAGTTTTTAGTTTGATTTGAAAGTTGGTGCTTTTGTATAACTTGCTCAATTTGGCAAGTCACTGCATTTATTCTGTGTTTAACCTTATCAAAATCAAGATTTACCCAAATATAAGCTTTATTAAATTTTTCTTGATTGTTATTCATATATTACTTTTATTGTCAAGATATTTTGTTATATCTATACAATATAGCTATCTCTATTTTTAAACTACTTTCTCTAGAGGTATAAGTAAATATGCTTAATATTTACTTAAGGTTTTATCTGCTAGAAGTTCAATCGCCATCTACTGAAAGAGACGCGAAGTATCGCGCCTCTAAGAAGCAAAACCCAAATTATCAGTATTAACTTAAATCTTTGTTTGTAGATATTGCACCAACTGCGGTGCTTGCATCACTCCCTCTATCCTATCCACAGGTTGACCCTGCTTAAACAATACTAAGGTTGGGAGAGAGGCAATTTTGTACTCAGTGGCTAAATCTGTGTATTTTTCTGTGTCAATTTTGACAATCCGTAGGCGATCCTTAAGTTGGAGATTGACTTGCTCTAAAATTGGCACCATCATCTGACATGGGCCACACCAGTCAGCGTAAAAATCTACTAATACAGGTACATCAGAAGCAGACAGCATCTCTTCAAAGCTGTTAAATTGTTTTTTAGTTGCCATGTGACACACGCCGATTTTCAATTGTTTGTTTCAATAGTAATTCTTAGAAAATAAAATCGGTACAAGTTTATGGGTTTTGTTGGGAAAATATTAGATTACTCAATATAGATTGATTTACCCGCAAAAATCTTAAATATTTATAATAAAATCTATATATCGTGTGTATTTATGTATATGGATTAGATATGTATTTAAACCTATCTTGGCTGCCTAAATAAGGTAAGTTTGCACAATAAAATCATAATATGTAAATAAAAATTAACTAGGCTAAAACCCTTATACCTATTGCCTGTTGTCTATTGCCTTATCCCAAAGCTAAATATAAGGGATAACTTATCTATAAAATATCTAATCTGCAGGATGACAGCAAGATTGTCATCCTAAAGAGTGAGATTTTATCCAGACAATAATCAGATGTTCCCTAAATCACCATAAGATAATTAGCGCGGTATTTCTAAGATTGAGGAACATTAAATGACATTATTACAAGGTAAAGTTGCAATTGTCACAGGCGCATCACGGGGAATAGGTCGAGCGATCGCAATTGAATTAGCTTCACAAGGAGCGATCGCAGTTGTCAATTATGCCAGTTCGAGCGCTGCGGCTGAGGCAGTTGTTACAGAAATTACAGCAGTGGGAGGTCAGGCGATCGCTATCCAAGCAAACGTTTCTAAAGGCGATCAAGTAGACGCACTAGTTAACGCCGTTATGGAAAAGTTTAGCCGTGTGGATATCTTAGTCAATAACGCAGGGATTACGCGCGACACACTGCTTTTGCGTTTAAAGCCAGAAGATTGGCAAGCTGTAATAGACCTTAATCTAACTGGTGTTTTCTTATGTACACGCGCTGTCAGTAAAATTATGCTCAAGCAGCGATCGGGGCGAATTATTAATATTACCTCCGTTGCTGGGCAGATGGGCAACCCAGGTCAGTCCAACTACAGCGCCGCCAAAGCAGGTGTAATCGGCTTCACCAAAAGCGTTGCCAAAGAACTGGCTACTCGCGGTATTACCGTTAACGCCGTCGCCCCTGGTTTCATCACCACCGATATGACTAGCGATCTCAATAACCCCGAAGATATCCTAAAATACATCCCCCTCGGTCGCTTTGGTCAGCCTGAAGAAATCGCTGGTATGGTGCGCTTCCTCGCCGCAGATCCCGCCGCCAACTATATCACCGGACAAGTTTTTAACGTCGATGGCGGAATGGTCATGGCTTAAATAGTGCTGAGTTAAGAGTCATTGCAAGGAGGCAGGAGACAGAGGTTAGTTTTCCTCCTGCCTTCATCTGAAGAGATATATTTACGTTGACACACAACATAATTCTTCTGTAGAGTGAGTGCGTAATACCGTTTCACTTTCAGGTTGATCGAAATAGACCGCAGGGGGACAGAATTAGAGACAAACCTATTTGTATCAAGCATTTCGTGAAATGGTATCAGCCCTAATCTTAAAAGATTAGTCTAAAACTGAATGAAAAATATTCCCTAGCAAAGATGACTAACTCAG
This window contains:
- the trxA gene encoding thioredoxin, whose translation is MATKKQFNSFEEMLSASDVPVLVDFYADWCGPCQMMVPILEQVNLQLKDRLRIVKIDTEKYTDLATEYKIASLPTLVLFKQGQPVDRIEGVMQAPQLVQYLQTKI
- the fabG gene encoding 3-oxoacyl-[acyl-carrier-protein] reductase; protein product: MTLLQGKVAIVTGASRGIGRAIAIELASQGAIAVVNYASSSAAAEAVVTEITAVGGQAIAIQANVSKGDQVDALVNAVMEKFSRVDILVNNAGITRDTLLLRLKPEDWQAVIDLNLTGVFLCTRAVSKIMLKQRSGRIINITSVAGQMGNPGQSNYSAAKAGVIGFTKSVAKELATRGITVNAVAPGFITTDMTSDLNNPEDILKYIPLGRFGQPEEIAGMVRFLAADPAANYITGQVFNVDGGMVMA
- a CDS encoding iron uptake porin, encoding MAKYLLASASGMGFLCLIAGLSPVQALPNLEIADKNLAINQNDSSYQKNDSHQSNLTNNISSELLIDNENQKNEDLGVDSAVKFQQQLTPKSINSSPSSDKLAQVTSVSQLSDVQPTDWAFQALQSLVERYGCIAGYPNQTYRGNRAMTRYEFAAGLNACLERINELIATATGDLVKKEDLATLQKLQEQFTAELTTLRGRVDAVEARTAKLEANQFSTTTKLNGEAIIAGVGATGGAPNNSDSNIILVNRVRLNLTTSFTGKDSLITGLQAYNFLGGADGQGSLQQSLGLASPLLSSSSARTSFEPQFPGLNVNTLSSVGANSVQLYKLLYIFPVANKLTLFAGTAAETSDAFPAITPFYGEGQESISRFGNLNPVLRVSGGTSGTGLASAAGFIYSISPNLDLRALYGSVNANLPQKSADEVLPGVSTTPLGGGVFSGSSIVAAQLTFKPSPDLDIGLNYANSYHEINILGTGLISSDVGALSGVDAGTPVKLNSFGGTVTWRLSPKIALSGYGAALFVDAASNSVNASTTFTSWMAGVHFRDLFKSGNTAGILFGQPLFRSDTGGSAQLTPTGDNRATPYHLEAYYRFQVSDNISITPGAFVLFNPEGNSNNETTTVGVLRTTFTF
- a CDS encoding isoprenyl transferase, with protein sequence MTNNKGKMTKLPTDLNPQKIPQHIAVIMDGNGRWATSRGLPRIAGHRQGAKTLKELLRCCKDWGIKALTAYAFSTENWQRPVEEVDFLMHLFERLLHRELAQMHQEGLRISFIGDLSALPKSLQTEMERSMRETLNNQAIHFTVAVNYSSRNEITKVCHQVAQLVQRGELSAEQVNESLIEQHLYTADTPEPDLLIRTSGEMRLSNFLLWQMAYTEMYFTDILWPDFNREALYQALLSYQNRDRRFGQVKASLSA